From the genome of Cryomorphaceae bacterium 1068:
GGTCAGTACTATTAAAAGGGATTGGCCTGCGCTTTGCTACGGCCATCCCAAAGGGGGAGGCTTTCAACAAAAGCCAATCTGACTGAGTCAGATTTAGCCTTTTTTCATTTTCTGAAGCCTGTGAGCGAGCTCACGCTTCAGAAAATGAAAAAAGCCATCACAACTTCGTCGTGATGGCTTTTGTTGAGCGGGAGACGGGATTCGAACCCGCGACCCCGACCTTGGCAAGGTCGTGCTCTACCAGCTGAGCTACTCTCGCGTAATTCTCAAATGCTTCGTTTCAATCGATTTTGAAAAGAAAAGCTCCCTGGAAGCAGAAGGCCTGAACGAATCAGGACTTGCATTTGGGTTGGCAAAATTAACCAATAATTCCTTTTGGCAAAATAAATCTACCTCGCATTATTTGATGACAAGACATAATGAAGGTCGAAGGCTTTAAAATGGCGGTATTTTCACGACAGAAGCATAGCCGTAGCTATAGTGATGGAGGGAAGATGGCAAAGCGCCCGCCATTGAAGAGAGTTTGGCCTGGAATAGTTTTGCCATTGAAAAATGCGAGGTCAGCTCCCCGTAATTTTTTTGATCTCATTGAGCTTCATCAAAGCTTCTACAGGAGTGAGGGAATTGATGTCAATAGCCACTATCTCATCTCGAATCTGCTGGAGAACAGGGTCATCCAATTGAAAAATACTCAACTGCATTTCATCCTTGTTGGCAATCTTCCCTTTGGCATCCAGCGCCTCTCCCGAGTGTGTTTTTTCCAATCGAGATAAAATGGACTTGGCTCGATCGAGCAAACTGGTTGGCATTCCCGCCATTTGTGCCACGTGAATCCCGAAACTGTGCTCGCTTCCTCCAGGCTTTAGTTTTCGCAGAAAGATAATTTTGTCTTTGTACTCCTTTACGCTCACGTTGAAGTTCTTAATCCGAGAGAAGATCGACTCCATTTCATTCAATTCGTGGTAATGAGTGGCGAAAAGTGTTTTCGCTCGTAAAGTTTTCTGTTCGTGCAGATACTCGGCAATGGCCCAAGCGATGGAAACGCCATCGTAAGTGCTCGTTCCGCGACCGATCTCGTCGAGAAGCACCAAGCTACGATCGGACAAGTTGTTGAGAATACTGGCCGTCTCATTCATTTCGACCATGAAGGTCGACTCGCCCGAAGAGATATTGTCGCTGGCCCCTACCCTCGTGAACACCTTATCGACCACACCGATTTCGGCATCCGAAGCGGGAACGTAAGAGCCAATTTGAGCCATCAAAACGATCAAGGCTGTTTGGCGTAGCAGCGCCGATTTACCCGACATGTTTGGTCCGGTAATCATCATGATCTGGGTATTCTCATTGTCGAGCTCCACGTCATTTTCAACGTAAGCCTCTCCCGTGGGCAGTTGGTGCTCAATAACTGGGTGGCGCCCACCGTGGATCTTCAACTCGTGTCCTTCGTTCATTTGCGGACGAATGTAATTCAGCTCTACTGCCGTTTCGGCAAATGAGAGGTAGCAGTCGACTTCGGCAATCCGACGAGCGTTCAGCTGTATTGGCTCTACGAAGGCTGCCAAGTCGGCAATCAAATCGTTGTAAAGTCGAGACTCCAATTCATTGATCCGCTCTTCGGCTCCGAGAATTTTTTGTTCGTAGGTTTTCAGCTCTTCCGTAATGTAGCGCTCGGCATTTACGAGAGTTTGCTTCCGCACCCATTCTTCGGGCACCTTATCCTTGTGGGAATTTCTCACCTCGAGGTAATAGCCAAAAACATTGTTGAAGGAGATCTTCAGACTTTGAATTCCCGTGCGCTCCGTTTCTCGCTGTTGAATTTTGAGGAGATGGTCTTTTCCGTTCTTTTTAATAGCGCGGAGCTCATCCAGCTCTTCGTTGACACCTTCAGCTACGACGCCTCCTTTGTTTAATTGAACAGGAGCTTCAGGATTGAGTTCATTCGCAATTCGTTCTACCACACTAGCGCAAGGATTAAGCTGTTCGGCGAGTTGAGTCAGAGAAGAGTTTTTGGATTCATCCAACTGGTCTTTAATGGGTAGAGTTGCTTTCAAAGCCCTCCCCAATTGAAGCACCTCTCTCGGATTAATCCGTCCAACACTCACTTTGGATATCATCCGCTCGATATCGCCGATCTGTTCGACCTGATGTCGAATAAAATCTGCCACTTTTTTCTCTGTGATAAAGTATTCTACAGCTTCGTGCCGCTGTGTAATGGCCTTAACCGATTTTAGCGGAAGCATAAGCCAGCGCTTCATCAATCGACTTCCCATCGGAGAAATGGTTCGATCAATCACCATTTGAAGAGAAGTTCCCCCTTCATTCATGGGGTAAACCAATTCCAAGTTTCGGATGGTAAATCGGTCGAGCCAAACGTATTTGTCCTCGTCGATTCGTTTAAGCTGACTGAGGTGGCCTAGCTTGTGGTGGTGCGTTTCACTCAGGTAGTGGAGAGCAGCACCGGCAGCAATGATGGCCATTTCCATTCCTTCAATGCCGAATCCCTTAAGGGATTTCGTTTTGAAGTGAGAGACGAGTTTATCTCGGGCAAAATCTTCTGTAAACACCCAATCGTCAAGTCGAAAGGTGTGGAATTTTCCGCCAAATGCATTAAGGAACACTTGTTCGTTGTGTCGCTGAAAGAGCACT
Proteins encoded in this window:
- the mutS gene encoding DNA mismatch repair protein MutS gives rise to the protein MKQYLGVKAKYPDALLLFRVGDFYETFGKDAITVSNVLGIVLTKRKNGAAAHIELAGFPHHSLDTYLPKLVRAGYRVAICDQLEDPKMTKSIVKRGVTELVTPGVAYNDQVLDHKSNNFLAAVHFGKEKAGVSFLDISTGEFLTTEGSSAYVEKLLQSFKPSEVLFQRHNEQVFLNAFGGKFHTFRLDDWVFTEDFARDKLVSHFKTKSLKGFGIEGMEMAIIAAGAALHYLSETHHHKLGHLSQLKRIDEDKYVWLDRFTIRNLELVYPMNEGGTSLQMVIDRTISPMGSRLMKRWLMLPLKSVKAITQRHEAVEYFITEKKVADFIRHQVEQIGDIERMISKVSVGRINPREVLQLGRALKATLPIKDQLDESKNSSLTQLAEQLNPCASVVERIANELNPEAPVQLNKGGVVAEGVNEELDELRAIKKNGKDHLLKIQQRETERTGIQSLKISFNNVFGYYLEVRNSHKDKVPEEWVRKQTLVNAERYITEELKTYEQKILGAEERINELESRLYNDLIADLAAFVEPIQLNARRIAEVDCYLSFAETAVELNYIRPQMNEGHELKIHGGRHPVIEHQLPTGEAYVENDVELDNENTQIMMITGPNMSGKSALLRQTALIVLMAQIGSYVPASDAEIGVVDKVFTRVGASDNISSGESTFMVEMNETASILNNLSDRSLVLLDEIGRGTSTYDGVSIAWAIAEYLHEQKTLRAKTLFATHYHELNEMESIFSRIKNFNVSVKEYKDKIIFLRKLKPGGSEHSFGIHVAQMAGMPTSLLDRAKSILSRLEKTHSGEALDAKGKIANKDEMQLSIFQLDDPVLQQIRDEIVAIDINSLTPVEALMKLNEIKKITGS